GGAAATGGGATTATACCAGAAATGTCACTATAAGGTATTATCTGTAACtttgttatttaatttgttttctcATTTCGGTTGCATACATTTAGTTGAGAATTAAAGTTCTAAAATGATATTTGTAAGCAAAACTTGAGCAGTTTCAAAAGCAATGTTACATACCACAACGCCAACTACTTTAGGCACTGTGAAAGAACAAGGTAGAAAAACAATGAACACTCGATATGTTTACATAGTTCGGTTTTCCTATGTCTGCAAGGCCTTGTACAGAGAGATAACCCACAATCTTAGCAACACATACAATAAGTGATTACAACCTTTAACACTTACCAGATTAGACTCAACATTTTTGTACCCAAGATCTAGACAACTCTCCTCTAAGTTTCCCACTGAAAACTTAGAAATTTAACCAAGTAACACACTTGATTTTTCACTTAATGCACTTACAAGAAACATTGCTCAATGAATAAGATTAAGTGATTTCAGATCAAAACATCACCTATATAGGTCTATTCAACTTGTAAGAAATCGAaacttgctaacatactaaaTCAAATACAATCAATCTTCCCATGAAACCAATAAGATAATAAGCATAATGACTATATTCAATGAGCTAAGGATAAGTCTTGAATACCCATGATATACTTTCAAGTTTTACTTGATTCAATTCAATCAACCAAACTTGGGAAGTCGATTGCCGTTCCTTCCAAACCAATCTTAAATATATGTTGCTATAAACAATTTGGATATTAAAGATGCACTTATTGTTGTCCAAAATCATCTAGAATCAAAGACCAAAGGTTTTTGTTGtcaaaatttattaacttaaacaTGACAAGTTTTTTGAGCTAAACAGTGGCAAACACCAATAGGCACTGTTCAAAAACTGCCTCAACAGAGAAAAACAAACATTTGGAAAAGACATGGAacaaacatttaaataattaacaataaaacaaccTATCTTAGTTAACAAATAAAACAAGTGTTAAGTTTGAATAATTAACACttaaataattaacaataaaacaaccTATCTTAGTTCAAAAACTGCCTCAACACAGAAAAacaaacatttaaataattaacaCTTAAATAATTTTACCCAGGCATCTTTAAAAACCAAAAATCCGGTTGTCTCTAAGCACTTCCCCGATTGAAGCCCATCCTTCCATCAGCTGTACCAACTCATCAGTGTTAAGTTTCATCCAACTTGTAGGGGATGGCTCCCATTTCACCTGCGTGACAATCTTGATAATACTAGAAGTATAATTAGAGGTAGAACTTTGAATATTTTTTTGCCATAGATTTGGTTCATGGGTGCCTTAATATGTACCAACACACAACACCAAAGATAATTTCCCAGTCAGCAATACTGTATCAATTCTATGCCTTTTCCTAACTTGTTGTCTCTAAAAATATACGTGAAATCAATTCATCTTTAAGGTGGTgatgctttattaaaaattatataagcatataaatgcgTTATGACTAGAAATTAGGtccattatttatttttaacatttctgTATATAGTTACGACGTATTGGTGAAATATTTATCTGTCAACAAATTCTTAGTGCTTTCAAATCAACATTATTGTTTGTCAAACAAGTTATGATCATCAACCCAAACACTTTGAAATTCACAAGacaaattttcccttttcttcaaAAACAAAAAAGCACTCACTAGGGAGAAATAGTAACTATTAAGCAATTGTTTGGTAATTTCTCAAATGTAATCCAAGTCAATGGCGCTTTACAGGCACTTCCACTTAACAATTTACACCATTCCACTCATTTTTAAGCCCCAATTTGTTTGTTTCCAAGTCATTGCTGCATTTCAACACACAAAAAAGACCAAAATTGTTATCAAAGCCACAAAGAGAAGTCtgggtggtttttttttttttttttttgcttccatTTTGTGGAATATATGAAGGGATCTTTGCTCAATAGTTTAAAGATCTTCGTCTTTGTTTTAGCCTGGATGTTTTTCCCAGGACTTGTACTATCAGCTATTTCCGAAGATGACATGAAGTGCCTTGAAGGTGTCAAGAACTCTCTAAAAGACCCAGATGGGAAATTAAGCTCTTGGACTTTCAACAATAATTCAATAGGTTTTATCTGCAAATTTGTTGGAGTTTCTTGCTGGAATGAACGAGAAAATCGCCTGTTAAGCCTTGGACTTCGTGATATGAAGCTTTCAGGACAGTTACCTCAATCTTTACAGTACTGTCGTAGTTTGCAAAGTTTAGACCTGTCAGCTAACAAGCTTTCTGGATCGATCCCTACACAGATATGTTCTTGGTTACCTTATTTAGTGACCCTTGATCTATCTAGCAATGATCTATCAGGTACCATCCCTCCTGAGTTATCATACTGtgcttatttgaataatttgaaactATCAAATAATAGACTTTCAGGGTCAATTCCATATCAATTATCTGGTTTAGATAGGCTGAAAAAGTTTTCAGTAGCAGATAATGATCTTTCAGGTGCTATTCCTTCATCTTTTGAGAATTTTGGTAAGGCGGATTTTGTTGGGAACAATGGTCTTTGTGGAGGTCCTCTTAGAAAGTGTGGGGGTTTGAGTAAGAAGAATTTAGCGATTATAATTGCAGCTGGGGTTTTTGGTGCTGCTGGTTCAATGTtgttggggtttggggtttggtgGTGGCAGCATTTGAGATGGAtcaagaggaagaagaaagggtATATTGGAGGATCTAGTGATAGTAATTGGGCTGAGAGATTGAGAGCTCATAAATTGACTCAAGTTTCATTGTTTCAAAAGCCACTTGTGAAACTTAAGTTGGGTGATTTAATGGCTGCCACAAACAATTTCAATGCAGAAAACATATTAGTTTCAACCAGGATGGGAACTACATACAAAGCAATGCTTCCTGATGGATCAGCCCTAGCAATCAAGAGACTTACAACTtgtgaacttagtgagaaacagttTCATTGGGAGATGAATAGATTAGGCCAACTTAGGCATCCAAATTTAACTCCCCTTTTGGGATTTTGTGTTGTGGAAGATGAAAAACTACTTGTTTATAAACATATGTCCAATGGGACTCTTTATTCTTTGTTGCATGGTAGGGGTGGTGACATAGATTGGCCAACTAGGTTCAAGATTGGTTTGGGTGCAGCAAGGGGCCTAGCTTGGTTACACCATGGATGTCATCCTCCATTTCTGCAGCAGAACATCTGCTCCAATGTGATTCTCGTCGACGAGGACTTGGATGCTCGGTTAATGGACTTTGGATTAGCAGGGCTCATGACTTCATCAGATGTTAATGAGACTAGTTTTATGAAATCGGATATAGGCGAATTCGGTTACATAGCACCAGAGTATTCAAGCACGATGGTTGCTTCACTTAAAGGCGATGTCTACGGATTCGGTGTCGTTCTTCTCGAATTGGTAACTAGGCAAAAACCACTACAAGTCAATACAGGTGAAGAAGGATTCAAAGGTCATTTGGTGGATTGGATAAATCATCTGTCGAACTCGGGAAGAATCGAGGACGCCATTGACAAGGATGTTATCGGAAAAGGCCATGATGAGCAAATCTCAGAGTTGCTCAAAATTGCATGTAATTGTGTGGTTGCTCGGCCAAAGGATAGATGGTCAATGTTCCAGGTTTATCAGTCATTGAAAACCATGGGTGAGGAAAATGGTTTCTCagaaatggatgatgatgatttccCTCTGATTTTCACTAAGCAAGATACTGAATCAATGTAGGACATGTTAATGCATATCTAAAGGCTTTTGATGTTAGATCATGCAAATCTCCAATTCGATTGCCTCTCTTTGTTATGTATGGGTTGTATAATACAATAAACTTGTTGGATTGTGTCTGTTTTTGCTCCTTGTTTGGCATTGAAATCAATACTGATGATTTATGGTGTTTCGACTcttcaattttaaaaatctttacaatattttgtatttactttttctttttttacttttaaaatttatgtttaatttttgtaatttataattatttttttctcatcaaTGAAACATGTGAAAACCGAGATATTTATAAACATGTGAAACATGtgaaatctattttttatttaataactttggtttagttttttcttttcttttctattgtTACATTGTTTGTTTCTAAGGTCTAATTAAAACTTAGAAAGAagctcaaaaataataaatttataaacttaaaaaaatggATGGGTTTACGACGTCAATTACGACAGCCTTATTCTTTGCCACAGAGATAGTATCAATTTTAAGCTCTAGTTTTCTCATGTTTTTAAATCATTTCTAACTCAAGCATTAGAGAGAGATTGCATGTCAAGGTTATAGCATTTAATTTTCCAACAtcaattgaatgaaagaaagaaagaacaaagTGGAACATACTCTTGATAGTCATTTTGAATACaaaaatctttatatatatatatatatatatatattgcataatCAAGAGAAGGGAATGATGTTGCTTGGGATGGAACTTAAGATGTCATGCCTACAACATAGTATTCTTACCATTGGAAtacaaaattgttgcaaaaatatttttatatttacttattaattttttaatatttttaattttttttataattaagactaaaatgaaaaatcttATAAACACTGAgggttaaatattttatattttttaaatttagtatcaaattgataaaatgtattattaggccaataaaacaaaattcatattAGACTTTTGTTAAgcgattaaaatatttaatttcaaaaagttaagtgattaaaaaaatataattgaatgactaaaataaaatcaACTGAACTATTCTTGAAATTTACTCTTAAAATGTAATATCTCAAAGCATGTCCTAGGAGTATCGGGCCAGGTGAGCTGGGTTCGCCAAGGATTTTGGCGAATAGGAGATCACCCAAGAGTGTGACGAGCAGGTACTCGTCAGTAAGACAGGTGAACAGGGGTTCGCCAAGGAAATGGCAAGTAGGTATACGCTAGTAGATTGGCGAGCAAGTGTACGATCAGCAAGTTTGGCGATCTAAAGTTCATCAGTAAGCTTAACAAGGAGTTCACTAGAGGACTTAGTAAATTGCCAGTGGGCTTGACAAACCGATGTTCGCCAGTGGGCCTAGAAGGTTGTAATCACAACATTGGGCTGTGAGTCACAAGTAAGAATGGTCAAAGTAGAGTCTTGTCTCAATAAGTCAGGTTACTTTTCTCTTTGCAACACTATTCATGCACGTAATTAATTCTTACTTCTATTACGATTAGAGTATCCTTAGGACATTAGTACACTTAGAGCCTATAAATTAAGCCCTTGCCATTAAGGGAATTTCATATTCTGTTCTCCTAAATTTATTGTCGATCGTTCTGTCGTTAAGTCCTAAGAGCCCAACACTCAGAAATCAAGGTAAGGTTATGTTCTCTAGTAATGTTCGCAACAAGGGAAAGTAGGTTCACTAAAAAGTCTAGCATGTGCGAACCTAGGACCGCTTATGTTTATGTATGTGCTTGAATGTGTTGTTTGTAACTTGTGAATTTTTGTTGCAAACCTAGCAGAACCATCTTCAAGCAAAGTCAAGGGAATAGCAAAGCTTGTCTAAGTTTTCAAGCAAATTGGTGAATGTTCAGGGATCGCCACTTGTATGTGGGAACCGTAATGTTAATCAGAAGCTTAGGGTTTTGACTTAAGTTCCGAAAGTAAGTCTTTTCTATTACTTCGTATTATGAAAGTATTTGAATATGTGTTTTTATTAACAGTGACACGCGAGCTCTAATGGCGAGCTCTATACGATTATGTGTTTTGTGAACTCTATGCTaagtaaatgttttaaaataaccTTTTGAATCTattggatataatggcatgccataggattgtgagtactcacctatatgttttatgttttgggcattgaggccctagGACAGGCTAGAGAGAAAAGGGAATGTCGAGCTGAGCTCtattcaatgggacatgttggtgtgttggagagtgtttagtcttgtgctacacttatgggacatgttaagACCTCATTGAATCATGCTAAGGCGTTATAAGGAGATTCGATTATCCAACAGGAATGAACAAGTGACTGAGAATGTGATTTTCAAGATACTATGTTTTTTACTAAGTTGTTTAACTGTAAATGTTTACGAACCAGACTTTACACAAGTATGGCGAACCCTAGTTCGCATCTCTGTAATATTGCCTATGTTTCTGCTTAACTTATGTTTTGTGCTTACTATGTGGTTATTAATGTTCCTGTATATTCACTAAGTTCGCAAAGACTCACATACTCTTTTCTAAACACCATAGGTAAGTAGATCGCAAGGTGAGCAATCGCGAGACAAGTGATCCACATGAAGTATACATGCTGAAAAGATAGAGCAAGCGAATTCTGGACCACAAAGGCAATGTGAGACAATATGTTTTGGGCTTAGAAACACATAATTCTGATGACCTCGCCAAGTGTTTTAGAAACATAGCAAATTACCATAtgtttctttgtgttttcttCAAGTTTAATTTGAGAACCTTTAATGCTTAATAAGACGtctgatttttaatttaattacaaaccAAGTTTTCTTTGATGTTCTCTTAATTcccctatttctttttctttttctcatacaTTTATTTGTAAACACTTGTTACTTAAAGCAACAACATGTGTGATCAAGCTGATTACCTTACTAGAGTTATTTTTCGCCAAAATATTACATTGGTTGGGTTCAGAGTGCGAACCCTAAACGTAGCGAACTACACCTGTCGAACATCTAACGAGTTTCAATAGTATTACATAGCAAATAACTATACGAACCGAGCTCACAGAATTTGAGTACTTAGGGGAAGTTTGAGAACCTTaacctatttttaaaattttgttatgttGCGAACCTTGTTCACAACATTACCCTGTTTAGAAAAACTTAGGAAACTTCGACTATGAAAGCACTTAACAAAATCATCATGCGAACCCTAGACAAGCAAACCCCTAGCAGACAATAGGTGTACCTTTATGTGAGACCTTGCTAGAGTATGTGCGAACCCTTATTTGCTATAC
The Gossypium hirsutum isolate 1008001.06 chromosome A07, Gossypium_hirsutum_v2.1, whole genome shotgun sequence genome window above contains:
- the LOC107955554 gene encoding inactive LRR receptor-like serine/threonine-protein kinase BIR2 isoform X1, with protein sequence MKGSLLNSLKIFVFVLAWMFFPGLVLSAISEDDMKCLEGVKNSLKDPDGKLSSWTFNNNSIGFICKFVGVSCWNERENRLLSLGLRDMKLSGQLPQSLQYCRSLQSLDLSANKLSGSIPTQICSWLPYLVTLDLSSNDLSGTIPPELSYCAYLNNLKLSNNRLSGSIPYQLSGLDRLKKFSVADNDLSGAIPSSFENFGKADFVGNNGLCGGPLRKCGGLSKKNLAIIIAAGVFGAAGSMLLGFGVWWWQHLRWIKRKKKGYIGGSSDSNWAERLRAHKLTQVSLFQKPLVKLKLGDLMAATNNFNAENILVSTRMGTTYKAMLPDGSALAIKRLTTCELSEKQFHWEMNRLGQLRHPNLTPLLGFCVVEDEKLLVYKHMSNGTLYSLLHGRGGDIDWPTRFKIGLGAARGLAWLHHGCHPPFLQQNICSNVILVDEDLDARLMDFGLAGLMTSSDVNETSFMKSDIGEFGYIAPEYSSTMVASLKGDVYGFGVVLLELVTRQKPLQVNTGEEGFKGHLVDWINHLSNSGRIEDAIDKDVIGKGHDEQISELLKIACNCVVARPKDRWSMFQVYQSLKTMGEENGFSEMDDDDFPLIFTKQDTESM
- the LOC107955554 gene encoding inactive LRR receptor-like serine/threonine-protein kinase BIR2 isoform X2 encodes the protein MKGSLLNSLKIFVFVLAWMFFPGLVLSAISEDDMKCLEGVKNSLKDPDGKLSSWTFNNNSIGFICKFVGVSCWNERENRLLSLGLRDMKLSGQLPQSLQYCRSLQSLDLSANKLSGSIPTQICSWLPYLVTLDLSSNDLSGAIPSSFENFGKADFVGNNGLCGGPLRKCGGLSKKNLAIIIAAGVFGAAGSMLLGFGVWWWQHLRWIKRKKKGYIGGSSDSNWAERLRAHKLTQVSLFQKPLVKLKLGDLMAATNNFNAENILVSTRMGTTYKAMLPDGSALAIKRLTTCELSEKQFHWEMNRLGQLRHPNLTPLLGFCVVEDEKLLVYKHMSNGTLYSLLHGRGGDIDWPTRFKIGLGAARGLAWLHHGCHPPFLQQNICSNVILVDEDLDARLMDFGLAGLMTSSDVNETSFMKSDIGEFGYIAPEYSSTMVASLKGDVYGFGVVLLELVTRQKPLQVNTGEEGFKGHLVDWINHLSNSGRIEDAIDKDVIGKGHDEQISELLKIACNCVVARPKDRWSMFQVYQSLKTMGEENGFSEMDDDDFPLIFTKQDTESM